A window of Nymphalis io chromosome 18, ilAglIoxx1.1, whole genome shotgun sequence genomic DNA:
tcaattccatcgcgcacgaagaaatttggcaactcctttctttgtcgcacttccaaaaaattgaattccttaccagcttacgtgttcccctcctcctaCAACCTTccttccttcaaacgaggcgtgaagaggcatcttgcaggccggtaaggcgaaggcggctagtgcagaacattcttcccgtctgtactggccgatgtcgcgtttggactctacttccacttaccatcagatggagtagagtcatttgccctctcattaatataaaaaaaatatataaaaaaaataaaaaataaataaaggataacaatatggatattaaaaatatttattgtttggaTTTATCATAGCACTACAATATGTaaggtatttacatatatttcactattttaaatatgagtCAAAGCCCCAATTTCACGTGTGTGAAGTCAGGACTACCTAgttatcatatatgtatttgttttaatttttttctacataTCGTGGATTAAtagtttctaaatttaaatgtactcattatatttcttacttttatatccattagtaataaataaagtgcAGTAATTCTATTTGCCTACAGAGTAACATAATTTGTTAGAACGCTAACGACGTTTGctttagaaaataatgtatgACATTTCGTTACAACTGTGAAATATGATGTTCTCTACATTACATTTGTTTGTTTTCGTGAATAGTCTTCAGAATTTTCTCATGGGTGGAATGGGTGGTGGCTCGATGGGGTTGTTGTTAAAGATCTCTCGCCTGTCAGGCATCACCCTTCAAGTATGCGCCAGAATTTCTAGTGTCACGTGATTTGGTAGAATTGGTGGAAgagttttcataatatttaacggtattgaaaagttatatttatacaatcaggttatatttatattatattatctaaatattaagCCACTAGAGATATGTCCCGACTATGCACAGATAAACATAAGGTTTATCacaagggtttttttttaaaaaaacgatgattacatcgtttatatatttacgaataaatgatatgataatatgattattatcttatcggtatattattaaattaattataacaaagacTAAAATGTGTGTAATATCAACGattttctatgaaaaaaataagctttttaAATTGGACCAGTTAGAAATATTACATGATTAGATATTGGGTGGTAGAAAAAAGTACCACAGTTACAGAGCTATTTGCTAAATACTGATtgtgttatatttgtttgtttatcccattattaaaaaagtcgaaaacttttgcttttaaaaaaggcataaaatatataaatatactatatagccGATGTCCGTCATTAACTAAAAACGATTATTTTGTCTTATGTTAAATCGAATGATAAATTCATTAACCTTCAATCACCTTAAtccacattatttaaaatatagtgatCAATCAAGTCAATATTGTTTAAAGATGAGAGAGGGCGTTTCTCCTACATGGAGAGGGGGAAACGGGTATgtctaaaaaaccagcggtatcctctTCGTCTCCGTCTCCTGTTCGGTTGCGTCACGGTATCGCTTGCGCAAGCTACCGTGAAAATAAGCTACTACACtaatgtaacataatatattagaaacGAATACAGACAGATGTTTACCAGGTCCCTGTTACAAGGGAGCGCCGTGCGTCTCCGACATACGTGCGttcgctatatatatatatatatatgcatatatatatatatatatatatatatatatatatatatgcagcGTAGGCGTCTGCATCtctgacagatgatttaagcggcatcgcgaagccacttgcgttcatgactgaaaagaccaatgcgagagaggatccttcggccgcacttccgacaagtgtatgcacccccagatgggcgggggtttgaagcccgctcatgacgcctagtgcgtttttcttttagtagtttaaaccagtcattgtcatgctttgattgaccttcgtgaataaggcgtcgccacttggcacggtcctctgccagttcctcccaacgattgctagggatgttaaacgcaaccatatcacgcttagcgcaatctttgtaacggagcataggccgcccaacagacctctttgcatccacaacctctcccagtagtatttgccttggaagacgagtctgTTCCATTcaatgcacgtgtcccagccaccgtaaccgttttttttagaatggccatgatgctaggcacctgtgcctcgcctagaatagactcgtttgtcacgcgatcctgccatgtgatgcccagaatgttccgaagacagcgcaagtgaaatgtgtttagtcggcgttcttgttttgcgtacgttgtccacgtttctgctccatacaagagtgtgcttaggacacatgattgataaacaagcattttaccgtaaggtgtaaatttaatttaaatgtaccctcaggcaaaattattgtaatttcttattataagtgaacttttgtgttctttatgagaaataaataaatgtctttaaaccgaaggtgtctgttatcccaagcccttgtacagagcctcccgaacgtagaggctgctttgccgatgcggaagtcgatatctgcatcaagcgagagatttctcgacaaatgcgacccaaggtagcaaaatttgttaaccacctgtaaaggtgcgccgttaagcaagatggcTGGtcgctctaaacatccttgcgctaaaataacggtctttttgcagtttatggacattgaaaataggtcgcacgctctggaaaatttgtccattagactctggagttgagcttggtcatgagcaatgaaggcagcgtcgtcagcgaagaggacactgtctacaaataggtcctccctgtggcgtttggacttgagcattgagatgttgtacagcctaccatcggttcgcgtgtgtaagtggaagccttgctgttcatctccaaaagcaaccttcagaagcaccgggaagaatattccgaacaaggtgggggccagtgcacaaccttgacgaacaccacggcgtacgtcgaatggcgtggatgtgttgccattgtgcaggacggtgacttccataccttcgtggaacgattgcactatccgtaggagttttattattatattttaggagtacaacccctctctgctcacggagtcaaaagccttgtttaggtctacaaatgcaatgactaggggggtatgttgctccctacacttttcttgtagctgtctgagtgaaaatatcatgtcgacagttgaccgttgggacctaaaaccacattgtgcctcagggtatacgcggtcggcgagcctttgtagtttgcctaaaatggccctggcaaaggctttaccgacgatgctaagaagagatattccgcggtaacagttgcagtcgccacgatcgcctttgcctttataaagagtgacgatgttagcatctcgcatatcctgagggacgtagttttcttcccagcacttagccaggtggttatgaaggatgggcaagaggcactcaagcttgacgacttcggtgacaacatcgtcttttccggggctctttccgcatttgagcttcttgacggccagataaagttcctctactgtgggtgcaacgtctagctcgtgccaagttgccagattcgggacaagctccactgcttcttgctgaatatccactgggcacgagtagagccccttgtagtattctacccatcttgccatctgacgggtgctgtctgttataacagaaccttcagtttccttgagaggtgccgtcttttttggagtaggtccaagagctcttttgatgcccgcgtacaccctgccaatatcccccgcgtttgcgcacgcttggatgctttgacAAAGCTCTCAATCAaaggaagtaagtgctcctcgttttcttgaaaccagtcgtaagattttgccttttgatagccaaaaaccttgcctgcagtgttagtgagaagagacttgactttttcccattcgactcgcgctgatgccgtactgtcccaagttgcaacttcttcgcagacgagttccccaaatgactccacaacttccatgtcacgagtcttgaaaagatttatcttttttcgaccgagtggcttgaaagaatggactctcctagggacaagtcggactttagtagcaacgaggctgtgatcggtgtcgcaatcggcactgtgaaacgcccgcgtgtggagcgttttccgtagatccctccttcttgtaagagcaaggtctaattggtgccagtgtttagatcgagggtgcatccacgagactttccgcaccATTTtccctttaaaaaaggtgttggtaacacacagctggtgctttgagcaaaactccaacagtcgttgtccgttgtcgttaagcttgcctatgccgtgtgcaccgaggcattcaggccaggctgatgtgccctgaccgacgcgggcattaaagtcacccaaaatatgcagtctgtcagttggattcaccctgcgcactgtctcatcgagctggccgtagaattgatccttggtctcaggttttgaactaagcatcggtgcgtaagcggaaattagcgtgacaaagccgctttttgtgattagacgcaagaccataatccgctcggaatcgcctacaggtgtctctatggcgttgatgagatgttttcgaaccgcgaaacctacaccatgctctcgtgtttccaaggaactcctgcccttccgtaggtgttcgggaagcctgtactcatcgttcggacattccatgtcgcaaagcgcatgtaagcagcattggtgtgggttttgagatttttgtttctttgagcaggtggttaatgtcacagcgttaacgtctagctgtaaggcttgtgttccgttcacccaggcggaacaagttaacgctgaggcgtatcagtaccttattgatcaggggctgcccgacttaaagcaggcggtaactgatcaatggatctacgatggatcctcctactgtcaagagtggcccctggcgtccgcacttaaaTCGCTGCATATATTCCAATGCTATAGGCAACAGCGCGGCAATCGGTAAGCTTTACATACACGCGTGGGTGCGTTAACCGATTTGTACCAGCATAAGCTCAACtctgtttaatataattgatcatatagatctgagctcaacttacattggaattaCTATTTCTGAAActgtctattttttaatttggtttgtttatgatgatgattgagagtttatatctttttatatttctagtaACTTTGTTTCTTTAAGTGTaacttaaatgttaaaaaacgtGATCTGTCCGGGACATTGAAGTTGTCTTATTCACGACAGATTCTCATTtactatatgttatttttaatattatttagacgtaataaaaaatattaaaataatgtaaatacttattttatgaaCATACATTTAATCATGGTGGGTTTCGTGTATGTttttcgtataatatataattataaaataaacaacagataaaccaaaaaaataatgaaatattcttCTAATTTATAGACCATAAAAAGGCCAATAAAACATGGGATAACTTGGAACTTTAGTAAACAAGGGATAAAACATAGGATCCTAATAGTAACAAATATGCTTCAATCTTTTTACTGTGTTCtgttttattgttaatcatTTATAGGCCAGCGTTGGACCgctgacttgcctgatgtaaagCATGGACACGAtcaagatgtagcacgcttgcctagaagataccTGTTTACTCAGGATTTGAAGAcgccaacgttgtacctatggggaaatacagactcaggcaaaatctctttacttttatttaatgagCCCTACTATAATTTATGATGAGTAATAAAAACTTACGAAATAGCATTAAAATGTAGAAGTTATTTAGTtagttattaagttatttatcaaaaaatgaatattaatattataaataatcatatataaataatcatagaaATCCTTACATGAAATGAATTCATTTCcatcgtttttaataaataagaatagatGAAAggctttgttatattttacttaaacgcCTGAAAGGTGAACGGGATTATGAAATTTCTGcggaaataatgttttaatgccTTTACACgtacaatttgaaaaaaatatatcgataacaaattttaatttaaaaacctttGTCCGTCCTCGAACTATAAGCTGTGAgaaaccgaaaaaaaaaattaacaaacaaaatgacctctttattatattagtatgcgTCACCTTGACTGCCTTGTTGTTCTAGggggttctgggttcaattcccaggtcgggccaaaaaaagttattgggtttttctgtcagttTTCTCAGTAGCATCTCTGAGTctaaaagttggaagtgtgtacactcccgacccttggagagcacgtaaagccgttggtcctgcgcctgaactctttccggtcgtgtcagatcatcgaattatgaaagtgagggaagagagagtgcacttgtatttgcgtacacgcttgtgcactataatacctcctgcgcagttggataaTCTGTCTTGAGATTTCGAGAGAgactgaaatcggtctggaggacctcattattattataagcgtaATGTTAAAAGGAAGCAAAAATCACATATTAGATAACATGTAATTCCATAATAAACTTATCGTTTGATAGCCTCAAATCGTTATCATAACGaagattattaacaatataaaacgtCGCTGAAAAGAATCAAACAATTTAATCTATTTGAACGATGTACCTAATAACACTATTGGCTCTATTTGGTGCCGCGACTGGTAAgtacattcatttaattttaagttttgtacaaatatcagaagaatatattatgtagaaatgtatattatagaataaagaCATTTAAGACGTCTCTTTTTTCATGGTTCATTGTACTCTATAAGATTTGAAACTATGCTAACAATTAGGATTGCCTCCCCCTTATTCGTTCAAGTTAAGGCACACTGGCAAATATCCCATATCTGATAAGTCTTCCCGATTGTCCATAAACATTGAcacagaaaaaataatgaactaTTTCTTAAAGTAGTCGATGCACTAACAACTTAACTGGATGTTATGTATGTTGtgaacttagatgttatattccttgttcCTGCAGCTACATGGCTCACTCTccgcaaaccggaacacaacaatcatACTAAGTATTGGTATTTCGCGGTGGTATATGtgataagtaggtggtacctaccgagacgggcttgcacaaagttttatcatagaatataaaaatgaaatgctttaaaatatcagtatgatatataatatacagctaGTAAAATAGCATTGTAGTCAGTCAATACTTAACACCATCaactcatttttaatttttacagcgGCACCAAACGCACTCGCTCCGCGTATTGTTGAAGGACCAGCACCAAACGCACTCGCTCCGCGTATTGTTGGAGGATCTAATGCTAACATAGAAGATTACCCTTTTATGGCAGTCATATTAGGATCTAATGACGACTACATTCAAGTTCGTTTTATACCCTACTGCGGTGGAACTCTAATCACAACCAGATCCATTCTTACGGCAGCCCACTGTTTCTTGTAAGTCGAAAAGCAACATTTTttcactgtggcgcggaccgggacaccgctcagcatacgttggaggtgtgccccgcgtggagtgcggagagggaaaTCCTGGTCCGCGAAGTCGGAccagacctgtccctgcgagcaatcgtgtcggcgatgcttcgcagggaatcggtgtggagggccgtagcctccatctgtgagaccgtcatggttcagaaggagacggcggagcgggaacgggaaagggccgatcctgctcggcggagacgacgacggcgtcgtctcggccctcccatagcccagacgcgaagggcttaaaagatagggcgtaaccctggggccgtgtgTGTGAGGTGgcggcctcacgtgtcctatttcagacggctctGTGGAGGATGGCAAccgtgatggcctcgcgctgccgtacacactagcgaggagtgcaggggggcgagattcgccccttaatgagagctccgccgagccacgagtggatcaaagcacgggagaggccgcggatgcgttatatcaacacgatcccgcagcctctccgatccgtgctgaggacggccatcgcagtggtttaagtgggtaagaatcccacataacccggttccacccccataggacccgggtacctttctgaaggtttccaatgcgagaaaaaaaaagggggttctgggttcaattcccaggtcgggccaataaaaagttattggcccgacctaggaatcagcacggatcgaagaggctgcgagatcgtgttgatataacgcaccCGCGGCCTCGCACGTattgtgctccgctcgtggctcggcggagctctcacgAGGCGAATGTAATCTCGCCCCCCCGCACCCCTCGTTAATGCGTGCGTCTGAATTAGAATATGCGAGGCATCGATACGTTCATAACATAACGTAACAAAGCTTTTTAAATGGATATAGTTTGTCATActgaatttttttaacaagattcatattttataatttaacattatttaaaaaaatgatgttaatgtttattaactCTCGTTAAgacattttaacaaaaacaacacAACTAAGTGACATATTTCATACCTTTGTCAGCGATTATCACAAAAGAAACCAGGCCGGCTCCCTTTTCTacgttgatataaataaaatcttaaataaacacTGCAAGGCAGAAGTTATATGCAAGTATAGTATGCACTGTAGAGTTTAGAATTAGTAGTGCAAATTAGCCCTTAGTTCATTTCAGTGGGGTGGTAATATGTTATgagatttaattgaaatatttttttacagtaacaACGTTATAGATAACAGACAAATACGAGTGCGACTTGGCTCGCCATTCTCATATTTTGGAGGTAACTTTCTTAGAGTTCAAAATTGGATTAAGCATCCTGGATACGCGTTTCCTAAAGTATATCACGACATTGGAATACTGAACCTCGCCGCCCCCGCCACACTCTCCAGCCGCATTGGACTTGCCCCTATCGCTGGACCGAACTACTTGGTCCCAGATAATACTACAGTCACCGCTACCGGATGGGGCTTACTTGAAGTATGTTAACGaccttgatatttttttttgtatactgcAAAATCATTTCCTAAATcaaaaaatacttgtaaatatactttttttatgtacagCATGCTAGTACCTTgggtttttaaatattgctacACCATTGCAACATGGTAGTACATTTGTTTTATGATGTTCGGAAAATAGTCGAATAAATGATACCCCGATGGTATGGTAATGGTCACTCAAACATAGACCAAGCGAAATCATCTCACACATTGACAATGTACCGCCAGTTAACCGCGAATTATGGATAATGAGTTCTGCATCATTATTTCGTTGTTTAGTATTTACTTGCAGTCAGACTATTCTACGTCAGTCTTTTTGCAATATAAACGACCCAAGTCTTATAATGACAAAACATTAAAGATGTATGTTGAGACGCATTAAATCTTTGACAGATCAGCCGGATCTCGAAATGAATTGAATCCTTACATGAATTAAACACACCATGCTTTTCCACAGTGGGGTGGTGAACCGTCACATATCCTTCAACAAGTCGACAAAAAAATCGTCAACCACGACATCTGCAGAGAAAACTATGCTCTACTGCAGTCTGTGTTAGGTGAACTTCAAGTTCCTAATGTAACATCGGAAAAGATATGCGCTGGAATATTGGATGGTGGTGGCAAGTCTACTTGCAGTGGTGACTCAGGAGGACCTCTTCTTCACCAAGGAGTTGTTATTGGAATCACCTCGTGGGCGTTCCAATGCGCCCACGCGATGTTTCCTACCGTCTTTGTTAACGTTCCTTCTTATACTAGTTGGATTGttgaaaattcattaaaatgaaagtccataaattaaatctttttatatactgtatattACTATAAAC
This region includes:
- the LOC126775656 gene encoding uncharacterized protein LOC126775656, which gives rise to MYLITLLALFGAATAAPNALAPRIVEGPAPNALAPRIVGGSNANIEDYPFMAVILGSNDDYIQVRFIPYCGGTLITTRSILTAAHCFFNNVIDNRQIRVRLGSPFSYFGGNFLRVQNWIKHPGYAFPKVYHDIGILNLAAPATLSSRIGLAPIAGPNYLVPDNTTVTATGWGLLEWGGEPSHILQQVDKKIVNHDICRENYALLQSVLGELQVPNVTSEKICAGILDGGGKSTCSGDSGGPLLHQGVVIGITSLAEFETYLGSLRAAMARQSMKPILVLGDLNAKSRAWGNPATNLRRRAVQVWALLSGLSLLNKGQAHTCVCHNGGSVVDVSFATPVVARRVLEWRVEEEVETCRTTVTSDSRSLPLAGWRNPRGCRPLCRGGLLARFRGTEGGCQRGRAGGPHEPCPQKGLRCGHAEDPSQSPAPACVLVVARNSRASGDVQSGAAGLRPLSKTQRPRCGLGGTAFGHLPPAKKGPAAGNKSGQREGERRAAGEPQP